One segment of Streptomyces sp. NBC_01463 DNA contains the following:
- the rpe gene encoding ribulose-phosphate 3-epimerase, translating into MAQINPSILSADFARLAEEAKAVEGADWLHVDVMDNHFVPNLTLGVPIVESLSRATSTPLDCHLMIEDADRWAPQYVEAGAGSVTFHAEAAAAPVRLAREIRAKGARASMALKPATPIEPYEDLLPELDMLLIMTVEPGFGGQSFLDIMLPKIRRTRELISRHGLELWLQVDGGVSESTIERCAEAGADVFVAGSAVYGAKDPAEAVRALRAKADGVIASAEWACGH; encoded by the coding sequence ATGGCCCAGATCAACCCCAGCATTCTCTCCGCCGACTTCGCACGCCTCGCCGAGGAGGCGAAGGCCGTCGAAGGCGCCGACTGGCTCCATGTCGATGTCATGGACAACCACTTCGTGCCCAATCTGACGCTCGGCGTCCCGATCGTGGAATCGCTCAGCAGGGCCACGTCCACCCCGCTGGACTGCCACCTGATGATCGAGGACGCGGACCGCTGGGCCCCGCAGTACGTCGAGGCGGGCGCGGGGTCGGTCACCTTCCACGCGGAGGCGGCGGCGGCGCCCGTGCGGCTGGCGCGGGAGATCCGGGCCAAGGGCGCCCGCGCCTCCATGGCGCTCAAGCCGGCGACGCCCATCGAGCCGTACGAGGACCTGCTCCCCGAGCTCGACATGCTGCTGATCATGACGGTGGAGCCGGGCTTCGGGGGCCAGTCCTTCCTGGACATCATGCTGCCGAAGATCCGCCGCACCCGTGAGCTGATCTCCAGGCACGGACTCGAACTGTGGCTCCAGGTCGACGGCGGGGTCTCCGAGTCCACCATCGAACGGTGCGCGGAGGCCGGCGCGGACGTCTTCGTCGCCGGTTCCGCCGTGTACGGCGCCAAGGACCCGGCCGAAGCCGTCCGGGCCCTGCGCGCCAAGGCCGACGGGGTCATCGCCTCGGCGGAGTGGGCGTGCGGCCACTGA